In Phaseolus vulgaris cultivar G19833 chromosome 10, P. vulgaris v2.0, whole genome shotgun sequence, a single genomic region encodes these proteins:
- the LOC137819463 gene encoding putative disease resistance RPP13-like protein 1 yields MALAVVGGALLSAFLDVLFERLASPELVNLIRGKKPDKLLQKVENQLIVVRVMLADAENRQISDSNVKKWLDVLRDVVYQVDDLLDEVSTKAATHQEVSNSFSHRFKRKKILRINKLEDIVERLDDILKQKESLDLKDIPVERHQPWKAQPTSLEDGYGMYGRDKDKEAIMKMVLEDSDGEQVSVIPIVGMGGVGKTTLARSVYNDGKLKQQIFDLKSWVCVSDIFDIVKVTKTMIEEITQKPCKLSDLNALQLYLMDKLKGKRFLIVLDDVWIEDSENWSSLTKPFLSGIRGSKVLVTTRNENVAAVIPFQAVKVYHLNTLSNEDCWLVFANHAFPSPEGSENRGTLEKIGKEIVKKCNGLPLAAQSLGGMLRRKHAIRDWNNVLESDIWELPESQCKIIPALRISYNHLPPHLKRCFVYCSLYPKDYEFRKDDLILLWMAEDLVKESKKGKTLEQVGQEYFDDLVSRLFFQSFGDYFVMHDLMHDLATFLGGEFYFRADELGKETKVDRKTRHLSFTRFRDPVSDIKVFDTVKFPRTFLPIYCEDSQFNNEKAPLIIVSKFKYLRVLSFCGFRSQLALPDSTGELIHLRYLNLSHTSIKTLPESLCNLYNLQTLKLSWCFNLTKLPSAMQNLANLRHLKILQTSIKEMPKRMGKLNQLQRLDFYIVGNHKENSIKELGGLPNLHGWFSVKKLENVTKGEEASEARIMDKKHINDLSLEWSMGNDNSIDFKIELEILSRLQPHQDLKSLSICGYKGTRFPEWVESFSYQNITYLYLKNYNNCCMLPSLGQLPSLKDLRISDMNSVKTIDAGFYKKEDCSSVKPFPSLQSLYIYDMPCWEVWSSIDSEAFPVLKDLHIKNCPKLMGDLPNHLPALKTLKITNCELLVSTVPRAPTLPTLETKSNKVGFHVLLLFVEHIDIEGNPMVESMMEAIANIQPTCLQSLTLRNCSSAVSFPGDRLPASLKSLYISGLKKLKFPMQHKHELLESLSIKNSCDSLTSLPLVTFPNLVSLKIINCESMKSLLVVGSESFKRLNSIDISFCPNFVSFPGGLSAPNLTRFIVCNCEKLKSLPDQMSTLLPMMEYLEISNCQQIETFPGGSMAPNLRRVVISNCEKLVSRQAWVSMDMVTTVIVNGPCDSIKSFPKEGLLPPSLKSLRLYNFSSLETLNCKGLLHLTSLQKLHIENCEKLENIGGERLPVSLIKLSIKECPLLQKR; encoded by the coding sequence ATGGCTTTAGCCGTGGTAGGTGGTGCACTTCTCTCTGCTTTCCTTGACGTACTTTTTGAAAGACTAGCTTCCCCTGAGCTTGTCAACTTGATCCGTGGAAAGAAGCCTGACAAGTTGCTTCAAAAGGTGGAGAACCAGCTGATAGTTGTAAGAGTTATGCTTGCTGATGCTGAGAATCGACAAATCTCAGACTCCAATGTCAAAAAGTGGCTCGATGTTCTCAGAGATGTTGTCTACCAGGTTGACGACTTACTTGATGAAGTTTCTACTAAAGCTGCTACTCACCAGGAGGTAAGCAATTCCTTTTCTCACCGTTTCAAAAGGAAGAAGATTCTTAGAATTAATAAGTTGGAAGACATAGTTGAAAGATTAGATGACATTTTAAAACAAAAGGAGAGTCTTGATTTGAAGGACATTCCAGTGGAGAGACACCAGCCATGGAAAGCTCAGCCAACATCTCTGGAAGATGGATATGGTATGTACGGTAGGGATAAAGACAAGGAGGCCATAATGAAAATGGTGTTAGAGGACAGTGATGGTGAACAAGTGTCGGTGATCCCTATTGTAGGCATGGGCGGGGTTGGAAAAACCACTTTGGCCCGATCTGTGTACAACGATGGCAAATTGAAGCAGCAGATATTTGATTTAAAGTCATGGGTTTGTGTTTCTGATATCTTTGATATTGTGAAGGTCACAAAAACTATGATAGAAGAAATTACCCAAAAGCCTTGTAAATTGAGTGATCTAAATGCCCTTCAACTTTACTTGATGGACAAACTGAAAGGTAAGAGATTCCTCATTGTCTTGGATGATGTTTGGATAGAGGATTCTGAGAATTGGAGTAGTCTTACAAAACCATTTCTAAGTGGGATTAGGGGGAGTAAAGTTCTGGTGACAACCCGCAATGAAAATGTAGCGGCTGTAATCCCTTTTCAAGCTGTTAAAGTATATCATCTAAACACATTGTCAAATGAAGATTGTTGGTTGGTGTTTGCAAACCATGCCTTTCCTTCCCCAGAAGGCAGTGAGAATAGAGGAACTCTAGAAAAGATTGGAAAGGAGATTGTTAAAAAGTGTAATGGGTTGCCTTTAGCTGCACAGTCACTTGGAGGAATGTTGAGAAGAAAACACGCTATTAGGGATTGGAATAACGTACTTGAAAGTGACATTTGGGAACTTCCTGAAAGTCAGTGTAAAATTATTCCAGCACTCAGGATTAGTTATAATCATCTCCCTCCACATTTAAAACGGTGTTTTGTATATTGCTCACTGTATCCCAAGGATTATGAATTTAGAAAAGATGATCTGATACTGTTGTGGATGGCTGAAGATCTTGTAAAAGAATCAAAAAAAGGAAAGACATTAGAACAAGTTGGTCAGGAGTATTTTGATGATTTGGTTTCGAGATTGTTTTTTCAATCTTTTGGTGATTATTTTGTAATGCATGACCTGATGCATGATCTAGCAACATTCCTTGGCGGAGAATTCTATTTCAGAGCAGATGAACTTGGAAAAGAAACCAAAGTTGATAGAAAGACTCGTCATTTGTCGTTTACAAGATTCCGTGATCCAGTCTCGGATATCAAAGTTTTCGACACAGTAAAGTTTCCAAGAACTTTCTTGCCGATCTATTGTGAAGATTCTCAGTTCAACAACGAAAAGGCACCACTTATTATAGTGTCGAAGTTTAAGTACTTGAGAGTTTTATCATTTTGTGGTTTCCGAAGTCAGCTTGCTCTGCCTGATTCAACAGGTGAATTGATCCATTTGCGTTATTTAAATCTCTCTCATACAAGTATTAAAACACTACCGGAGTCATTGTGTAACTTGTATAATCTACAGACTTTGAAGTTGAGTTGGTGCTTCAATCTGACTAAGTTGCCTAGTGCCATGCAAAATCTTGCAAACTTGCGTCATCTTAAAATTCTTCAGACTTCCATAAAAGAGATGCCTAAAAGAATGGGGAAACTAAATCAATTACAGAGGTTGGACTTCTATATTGTGGGCAACCATAAAGAGAATAGCATCAAAGAACTGGGAGGACTTCCAAATCTCCATGGCTGGTTTTCTGTTAAGAAGTTAGAGAATGTAACAAAAGGTGAAGAAGCATCAGAGGCCAGGATAATGGATAAGAAGCACATCAATGATCTATCCTTGGAATGGTCTATGGGTAACGACAATAGCATCGACttcaaaattgaattagaaatACTGAGCAGGTTACAACCTCACCAAGACCTGAAATCGCTGTCAATATGCGGTTATAAAGGAACCAGATTTCCTGAATGGGTGGAAAGTTTTTCCTACCAAAATATAACATATctgtatttaaaaaattataacaactGTTGCATGCTTCCTTCACTTGGGCAACTACCGTCTCTCAAGGACCTCCGTATTTCAGACATGAATTCGGTGAAGACTATTGATGCAGGCTTTTATAAGAAGGAAGATTGTTCATCTGTTAAGCCCTTTCCCTCCCTTCAATCTTTATACATTTATGATATGCCTTGTTGGGAGGTGTGGAGTTCCATCGATTCAGAAGCTTTTCCTGTGCTTAAGGATCTTCATATAAAGAACTGCCCCAAATTAATGGGAGATTTGCCAAATCACCTTCCTGCTCTGAAAACACTCAAGATTACAAATTGCGAGCTTCTTGTCTCTACCGTCCCAAGGGCTCCCACTCTTCCAACGTTAGAGACTAAAAGCAACAAAGTAGGGTTTCATGTGCTTCTTCTTTTTGTGGAACATATAGACATAGAAGGAAACCCAATGGTAGAGTCCATGATGGAGGCCATCGCTAACATCCAGCCTACTTGCCTCCAATCTTTAACATTAAGGAATTGTTCGTCAGCCGTATCGTTTCCAGGTGATCGTCTTCCTGCGTCGCTGAAAAGTCTGTATATCAGTGGTTTAAAGAAACTGAAGTTCCCCATGCAACACAAACACGAATTACTGGAATCACTGTCAATAAAGAATAGTTGTGATTCACTCACGTCTCTTCCACTGGTTACCTTTCCAAATCTTGTAAGTCTTAAAATCATCAACTGTGAAAGTATGAAATCTCTTTTGGTCGTAGGGTCAGAGTCGTTTAAGAGACTCAATTCTATTGATATTAGCTTCTGTCCCAACTTTGTATCGTTCCCGGGAGGATTGTCTGCGCCCAATTTGACTCGTTTCATTGTTTGTAACTGTGAGAAGTTGAAGTCATTGCCCGATCAGATGTCTACTCTTCTCCCAATGATGGAATATCTTGAGATATCAAACTGCCAACAGATTGAGACATTTCCAGGAGGGAGTATGGCACCTAACTTGAGAAGAGTTGTTATCAGTAATTGTGAGAAACTAGTGAGCCGTCAAGCATGGGTGTCTATGGACATGGTTACTACTGTCATTGTCAACGGTCCATGTGATAGCATCAAGTCCTTCCCAAAGGAGGGATTGCTGCCTCCCTCCCTTAAGTCTCTGCGTCTCTATAACTTCTCAAGTCTGGAGACGTTGAACTGCAAGGGCCTTCTCCATCTCACATCCCTGCAAAAATTGCAcattgaaaattgtgaaaagcTGGAGAATATCGGGGGAGAAAGGCTGCCGGTCTCTCTAATAAAATTAAGCATAAAGGAATGTCCCTTGCTGCAAAAGCGATGA
- the LOC137814471 gene encoding probable protein phosphatase 2C 74, with amino-acid sequence MGGCCSCSGSFVDKVYDLECSCKHYIDYGACKHGGAGVMLRGSSEFVSMFSQKGSKEVNQDALTVWKDFTGKKDTIFCGVFDGHGPLGHKFARSLREKLPSKLSASIKQSQQKVVKHTNDTDGSSHSNVYVEDDQNMSFSSWEGSFTRCFNEMDEELIKNIDSKGFGGGSTAVTVIKQGDQLIIGNLGDSRAVLCRRAHDNHLVPVQLTVDLTPNIPSEALRIINCGGSIFSLKEQPSVKRIWRPQGARPGLAMARAFGNFCLKDYGLIAVPDVSYRKLTEQDEFVVLASDGVWDVLTNSEVINIVASAPKRSMAANLLVNHAIKAWRRKYGSKVDDCTAICLFLKDQTVWTQS; translated from the exons ATGGGAGGGTGTTGCAGTTGCTCTGGTTCATTTGTAGACAAGGTATATGATTTGGAATGTTCATGTAAGCATTACATTGATTATGGTGCATGTAAACATGGTGGGGCAGGGGTCATGTTAAGAGGGTCCTCTGAGTTTGTATCCATGTTCAGCCAAAAGGGTTCAAAAGAAGTTAATCAAGATGCATTGACTGTTTGGAAG GACTTCACTGGAAAAAAGGACACGATCTTTTGTGGCGTGTTTGACGGTCATGGTCCTCTAGGACACAAGTTTGCACGGTCTTTACGTGAAAAACTACCCTCAAAACTCTCAGCATCAATTAAACAGTCACAACAAAAGGTTGTCAAACATACTAATGATACAGATGGAAGTAGTCATAGTAATGTCTATGTTGAGGATGACCAAAACATGTCCTTTTCTTCATGGGAGGGAAGCTTTACGAGGTGCTTCAATGAAATGGATGAAGAGCTTATTAAGAACATAGACTCTAAAGGATTTGGTGGCGGTAGCACTGCTGTAACTGTTATCAAACAG GGTGACCAATTAATAATTGGCAATTTGGGGGATTCTCGTGCAGTTCTTTGCAGAAGAGCACATGACAACCATCTTGTTCCTGTTCAACTTACTGTTGACTTGACCCCAAATATTCCAA GTGAAGCTTTAAGAATCATCAATTGCGGAGGtagtattttttctttaaaagaaCAACCAAGTGTAAAGAGAATATGGAGGCCACAAGGGGCTCGCCCTGGACTCGCTATGGCAAGAGCCTTCGGAAACTTTTGCCTAAAAGATTACGGTCTCATCGCAGTTCCCGATGTATCATACAGAAAACTCACCGAGCAGGATGAGTTTGTGGTTTTGGCTTCTGATGGG GTATGGGATGTGCTAACAAACAGTGAAGTGATAAACATAGTTGCTTCAGCACCAAAAAGGTCCATGGCAGCTAATTTGTTAGTGAACCATGCAATTAAAGCTTGGAGACGTAAATATGGTTCCAAGGTTGATGATTGTACAGCTATATGCTTGTTCTTGAAGGATCAGACTGTTTGGACCCAATCCTGA